GAAACTGTTTTGCAGTGGATGGGAGTTTATTTCGATGGGGTAAAGCTTTTGTTTTGTTGTTGTTGGGGTGATGGATCCTGTTTTTTGGGGGTTGACAGCCCTTGGAATTTTGCTGGGGGGAACGTGCAAATACAGGGGTCTCTCCACTGCGCAGCGGACGATAAAACTGTCCACTGCTTCGGTCGAGATGACGTGAGTTAGTGGTGGTTTGGTTTGGTGGGGATGATGTGATTTTGGGACGAGGGTGTGTTGGAGGTGTCGTAGGATGGCGGCATGAAAAATACCGGCTGGTTGAGGGTGGGTAGCATTGTTTTGGGTGGTCTTGTTTTGAGCGGAGGCATGGGGCTGGCGCAGGGGACGGCTGCGGCGTCTTCGAAGGGGAGTGAGTCTCTCGCGCAGGCGAGGGTGTTTTCCTTTGAGCAGATGCCGGTGAAAAAGATGGCGAACGGTGGGGAGAGCCGGAGCATCGTGCAGGGAACGCTGGCGACGGGTGAGAGCGTCTCGCTGCACGAGTCGATGCAGCCTGTGGGCATCCAGCCGAATCCGGCGCACCGGATCGAGCACTCGGAATTCATTGTGGTGAGGGAGGGGACGCTCGAGTTCTACCATGACGGCAAGGCTGAAAAAGTCGGGCCGGGAGGGGTGATCTACGTGGCGTTTGGGACTCTGCACCAGGTGAGAAATATAGGAAATGTCCCGGCGCAGTATGTCGTGATCGCGATTGGCGGAGATGTTGGGAGTGCTGACAGGAAGTGAGGCAGCAGGAAGGGTTGGAAGGTGCCGTCGAAGGGGCGACATGCACCAAAGTTGTAGAAAATAGTGTCAACAATTGGGACACTCTGCTGTTAACTTCTACACAGTCCTTCTGCTCTCAGGGAGCAAAAACACTATGCGTCGCCTCCTCCTCAGCCTCCTCTCGATCGCGCTTCTCAGCTTTGGTGTTGCCGCTCATGCCGGCACCATTACCCCGGGTGTCTATTATCTGGACAACGCCTTTGTCGCCGGCTATGCGGTGACCGGCACCGTTGACTTGAACAGCATCGGCAACGTCACGGCGGCGAACCTGACGTTCAACGATCCGAGCTTCAGCAATCCGGGGCTGCCGACCTTCAACCAGTCGTGGCTGTCGTTTGCCTATAACGGACTGGGCCAGAGCTACATCACCTCTACGAATAACAGCGGCCAGATCGCGCTCTTCTTCAACACGACGGCTGATGCCAGCGGTAACTACGATCTCTGCCTTGGGTATGCGCAGTGCGGAACCTCCATTGGAACGATGGGCAACTCCACGCTTCAGATCTACGGCTTCTATAACAGCGCGGTCGGAAGCAATCCCGGGCTGGCGGCTACGAGCTTTAGCAGCGGGTATCTGTCGCAGAGCGCGATCAGCTCGAATGCGAGCTCGACGGCGTTGACGCCCGAGCCTGCATCGCTGTTTTTGCTGGGTACGGGCATCATCGGGTTGGCGGGACTGTCTCGTCTGATGAAGCCGTCGGCGCGCTTTGGCGGTGCGGATGCTCCGGCGGATCCATTGGCGAAGGACCCGACTGACGCGTAAGATGGCGGCATGAAAAATTTGAACCGCCGTGATCTTTGTGTGGCCTTGTCGGCCTTGGCAGCGATGGGGAGTGTGTCAGCCGAGGCACAGGTGATGCCGCCGCCGGGAACGAAGGTGCTGTCGGAGTCTGAGGCTTTTCCGTTTGACAAGCTGCCGGTGAGTCACTCGAAGAACGGTGGCGAGAGCAGGCATGTGACGCAGGGCGTTCTGCCGACGGGCGAGTATGTCGAGATGCACGAGACGACGCTGCCGCCGGGACAGATGCCGCATCCGCCGCATAAGCACAGGCACTCGGAGTTCATGATGATTCGGGTGGGCACGGTGGAGTTCGACAACGACGGCAAAAAAGAGACGGTTGGGCCGGGTGGGGTGATCTTTGCCGCCTCGGAAAAGATGCATGGACTGAAGAACATCGGCACGGTTAATGCAGAGTACTTCGTGATTGCGATTGGGCAGGAGTCGGCTGTGGAGCGGGTCTGAGGACGGTGCGGTCTTCAGACTTTTAGACGAAACAAACTTTAGCTGATCGAGTTGATATGGCGGCGCCGTGTCGCTGCTAGTCCGGCGAAGGCGAGAAGACCTGTGGCCAGTAAGAGGAGGCTGGAGGGTTCGGGCGTCGTGGCGGTTGCGGTCTCTTGAGTGATGGTAAGGGTGTAGGGAATGGGTGACGATAGAGGATTGATGGGGGATCCGTCGTCCTCAAGGGTGTATGTGCCGGGAGTAAAGGTCGGAACTACGTCATACGGCAGATATGGCAGAGGGTTCGATGCGGGTACATAATCGACGCTGAAGAATTTAGGGCCATACAGATTGAGCCCTGGATTCCCGACTGCGTCCGGGGTGTCGAGCACAAGAGTGGGGAAAAAAGCTCCGATGACGTAATAAGAGCCCGTGATTGTGCCGACTGAGACTCCGTCGACCTTTGTTGGAGCAGACTCGCTGAAGAAGTTGAAGAGCGAGAAGTCGGGGAAGGATGAGGTCGCCGGAAGGGAGTAGGTGATGGTCTGGCCGCCGCCGGTGAGGACGAAGTCGTCGATGGTGTCGGCGTGGGCGGCGAGAGGAAGGGCCAGGACTGAGGCGAAGAGAAGGGTGCTAGAGAGAACTTTGAACATGGCTTCGTCTCCTGCGTGCTGATGCAAGGAGAGTGCGCCTTTAGGTGAGGCGCGTCAAGTAAACGTCTGTGAAAATTTGGGGATGTAAGACGCTGGAGAGAGTGATGCTCCCTGAGCCGGTGCGTTGCTGCGGTCGGCCCAGGGCTTGTGGGATGAGCTATTTGAGGCGGGAGCCGAGGGCGATCTCTTCGCCGAAGGTGGCGAGGACGGGCTTGCCGTCTTCGCCGTGCGAGGCGGCGAGCAGCATGCCGTGGGACTCGAGGCCGCGCATCTTGCGGGGGGCGAGGTTGGCGATGACGACGATGTTGCGGCCGATCAGCTCCTCGGGTGTGTACCACTGGGCGATGCCGGAGAGGATCTGGCGCTTTTCGTAGCCGAGGTCGACCTCGAGGCGGAGCAGCTTGTCGGCCTTGGGGATGCGCTCGGCGACGATGATGCGGGCGACGCGGAGGTCGATTTTGACGAAGTCGTCGATGGCGATCTGCGGGGTGTCGGGGATGCTGGAGGCGGCGGCTGCGTTGGCGAAGAGGCCGGAGGCGGCGGCTTCGGTGTGGGAGGGCGTGTTGCGCTCGGTGGTGACGGCGTGGCTGCCGCCGACGGTGGCTCCGGGGTTGTGCTCTTCGAGGGCCGAGGTGCGCGGAGCGGCGGCGGGGTGGGTCGATTCGGCGATGGGGTTCAGGGATGGGGTTGCGGACTCGGAGGAGATGGGGGCCTCGCGGAACTCGGTGTGGTTGTGCGCGGGGTTGTCGATCTCGAGATTGACGTGAGGGAGGCCTGCGGGTTCGGCTGGCTTGGCGGCGTTGTTCTGTTCCATGTCGGTCATTGTCTGGATGAGTTCCTTGGGTGCTCTGGGGAAGATGGGGGAGAGTGGGCCTAGTTTGGTGCCGGGTTTTAGGCCTCCCCACTTCAGGTCTTTTAGTTGGCCGGTTCGGGCGGCTTCTTCGATGTCGCCGAGGCCTAGTTGCGCCCAGACTTTGGATGTGGCGTAGGGGAGGATGGGATAAAGAAGCGCTGTAATTACACGAATTGCTTCAGCGGCGGGATACAAAACATCTGCCCGATACAATTTTTGAAATTCGTCAGAGACCCCGGGGCCTTGTTTCCAAGGCGCACTTGCAGTGAGATCGATATCAACAATCGAGATGCAATATTGAACCCCTTCGATTGCTTTATTTAGTTCATTTCCGAGCATCAGGTGATTGAACTGTGACAGTCCACTCTTAATCTCATCGGTAACCGACGGGCGTAGGTGCACCACTTCCGGAATCTTCCCATCGCAATATTTCTCGATCATGGAAAAAGTGCGACTTACGAGGTTGCCGTAGCCGTTGGCTAGGTCGCTGTTGTAGCGCTGGACTAGAGCGTCGAAGCTGAAGCTGCCGTCTTGGCCGAAGGGGATTTCGCGGAGGAGGAAGTAGCGGACTACGTCGGAGGCGAAGAGGTCTTGTTCGGCTTTGGTTGGCTGCGTTGGCTCTTCGGAGGACGACGGTACCTCAGCGGCGCTTTGCGGCACGGCTGAAGCCGTGCCCTTAACACGACGGCTTGCCTCGGTGGGGGTGGTCAATAGGGAGCCGAAGGCGTCGAGGATGGTTTCGGTGCGGACGATGTTGCCGCGGGATTTGGACATCTTCGACTCTTCGAAGAGGAGCCAGCCGTGGGCGGTGATCGCTTTTGGTAGCCACTCTTTGGCCCACTCGCGATGTACTTCGAAAGGGACTTCTTCGGGTTTCTTGCCTGCTGTCGCGGGATTCAATGCGAGCAGGAAGGCGGGCCAGTAGACGCAGTGGAAGCGGATGATCTCTTTGCCTACGAGGTGGAGATCGGCGGGCCAGTATTTTTTGAACTTCTCCTGATCGGCGGGGTCGTCGGAGCCGTAGCCGATGGCGGTCATGTAGTTGGCGAGGGCGTCGAGCCAGACGTAGATGACGTGGTCTTTCTCTGTATTGGGGTCGCTGGGGACGGGGATGCCCCACTTGAAGCTGCTGCGGGAGATGCTTAGGTCTTTGAGGGCTCCGGGGACGTAGGGGGTGCCTTTGGCGGAGTGAGCGATGGCGGTCTGCGGAGAGTTTTGGGGTGATCCATCCCAGGTCTGAGAGTCCAGACCTGGGGCACCCGGCTTTGTGCTCTCCGTTGAGCTTAGTGGCGCTTCGGAGGAGATGCGGGGGTTCTTCGCTTCGCTCAGAATGACAGGCTGATTGGCTACGTTGCCGCGGAGGAAGCTTAGGACTTCGTTTTTGCGGACTTCGGGCTGGATGTCGAGTTCGCCGCTTTCGATGAGGTCGATGAGGGGGCGCTGGTATTCGGAGAGCTTGAAGAAGTAGTTCTCTTCGGTGACGGTTTCGGTGGGTTTGCCGTCGGGGCCGATGGTGCCGGGAGGGCCGTCGATGAACATCTCTTCGCCGACGCTGTACTGGCCGGTGTAGGTGCTGAGGTAGATCTTTTCGCGGTCGCAGAGCAGCTTCCAGAGCTTCTGGACGCCTTTTTTGTGACGGGGTTCGGTGGTGCGGATGTAGTCGTCGTTGGTGATGCCCATGCGCTTCCAGAGCGATTCGAACTGGGCGGAGACCTGGTCGGCGAACTGCTGCGGGGGGATGCCTGCGGCGGCGGCGGAGCGCTCGATCTTCTGGCCGTGCTCGTCGGTGCCGGTGAGGAAGAAGGTGTCGTCGCCGAGAAGGCGGTGACGGCGGGCGATGACGTCGGCGGCGATGGTGGTGTAGGCGTGGCCGATGTGCGGGCGCGCGTTGACGTAGTAAATCGGCGTGGTGAGATAGAACTTTTTCTGGGCTTCAGACATGATGGGGGCCATGCTCAGTCTAGCAGGGTGAGGGAGTGAATTTTTGTGGCGATTCATCCCAGGTCTGAGAGTCCAGACCTGGGGCACCCGGTTTTAACTGAGGGAAAATTTGTCATCCCACCCTTCGCACAGAACACGAAGGATGGGGCACCCATGCGATGGAGTTGAAAAGGGTTTGTGAGGTTCTACTTCGATGATGTTTCGGGTTCTTCGTCGGTGTCGGGTGGCGTGGGCGGAATGATCTCTGCGGCCTGTGCCTGGCTGGCCAGCTTGAGGTGCTGCTCCATGGTCTGACGGGCCTTGGCTGGGTTGTGGGAGCGGATGGCGCGGTAGATCTCGCGGTGCATCTCGGCGGACTCCTTCAAGTCCTGCGCGTGTTGCACGGTCTTGCTGCGGCCTTCGTAAAGATTGGCGGTGATGGTCTCCATGAGCGCGCCGAGGATGGGATTACCGGCGGCGCGGGCGATGGTGCGATGGAAGCGCACGTCGTGGATGAGGTATTCCTGCGGGTCGGTGAGGGAGGCGTACATCTCGGCGACCTCTTCGGCCAACTCGGCGATGTGCTCGTCGGTGGCGCGCTCGGCGGCGAGGGCGGCTACGTTCGATTCGAGGACGATACGGGCCTCGAACATCTGCCAGGGCAGGAAGCCGTGGAGCGCACCGAGGACGGAGAGGGAGCTGGAGTCGAGCGCGGGAGGGCCGGAGGAGACGAAGGTTCCGGCGCCGTGGCGGCTTTTGAGCACGCCCATGGCGGAGAGGAAGCCGATGCCGGCGCGGAGGCTGGAGCGGCTGATCTTGAGCTGGCGAGCGAGGTCGCGTTCGGGGGGAAGACGGTCTCCGGGATGCACCTCGCCTTTGGCGATGAGGGAGCGAACGTGCTCGACGACCTGCATGGTCAGTTGGCTGTGTCCGGTGACTTCTTCGTTGACCTCTTTTTTCACGCCAGCAAAAGCTCCTCGTTGCTAAATGGGAGAAGAGTAACACGGAGGTAATAGTAGAGGCGATATGAAGGCTGTATAAAACCCTGCATCGACAAACGTTGGGTTGAAGGGGGCTGGCGTTGGTGGTAATAAGAGCGGCGGCGAAATACAGGGGTCTCTCCACTTCGCCCTTCGGGCTCCGGTCGAGATGACGTGGATTTTAGAGTGGTAGAGAAACGATCCACCCGGCGGTGAGGCCGGGTGGGAGATTACGCGGTGCGCGTTGCTCCGAGCCGTGGAACGAGTACCTGAAAGATGGCCAGCGCGACGACGTAAGCAAAACCTGCCAGGGCAAAGATGATGAGCGGGTGCGGGGCGAAGAGATGCGAGACGATCCAGGTAAAGACGGCTCCGCCCGCGGCTCCGGCGGCTCCGCCAAGACCGACTACGGTGCTGACGCTGGTCGAAGGGAACATATCGGTCGGAGTGGAGAAGATGTTGGCCGACCAGCCCTGGTGCGCGGCGGTAGCGAGGCAGAAGAGCGCGATGGCAGGCCATGCGTTGTTCGGAAACAAGGTGTGCATGTGCGGCACCAGCATGATGGGAGTGACGCAGAGGGCGCAGACGAGCATCGCGGTTTTGCGGCCGAAGTTGACGGTGTGTCCGCGATTCATGAGGAAGCCGGAGAGCCAGCCTCCGCCGACGGAGCCGACGGTTGCGGCGGTGTAGATGATGATCAGCGGATACTTCGCCTGTTCCAGGTTGAGCCCGTAGTTGTCGTGGAGAAACATGGGGAGATAGAAGAGATAGAACCACCAGATGGGGTCGGTGAGCCCTTTGCCGATGAAGAATGCCCAGAAGCCGCGGTGGCTGAGCAGAACGGAGTAGATGGGGCGGCCCTCGGTAACCGGAGCAAGGTCGGCCTGTGTCTGAGTAGAACCGCGGCGTAGCTTGTTATAGGGGAAGATGAGCCAGATCACGCACCAGATGAGTCCCATGGAGCCGGTGGTGATAAAGGCGGCGTGCCATCCCCATTTCGAGGTGACGGCGGCGATAAGGATGGGCGCAACGAAGAACGCCGCATTGGAGCCGGAGTTGAAGAGGCCGGTGGCGAACGCGCGCTCTTCGGAGGGGAACCACTCTGTGGTTGCCTTGATGGCGGCGGGGAAGTTGCCGGATTCGCCGAGGCCGAGGAAGATGCGGGCGACACAGAAGCCGATGACCGTACCTACGATGGAGTGGCTGATGGAGGCGCATCCCCAGATGAGGATGGCGATGGCGTAGCCGGTCTTGGTGCCGAGCTTGTCGATGACGCGTCCGGCGATGAGGAAGCCGACGCCGTAGGCGACCATGAAGCACTCAACGATGTGGGCGTAGTTGAGGTGGTAGACGGTTTGAAACTCAGGCGCGAGGCCGGGGACCCAGCCCATGAACGGAAGATGGAGCAGCGGCTCGACGAGAGCGAGGGCCGAGCGGTCCATATAGTTGATCGTCGTCGCGAGGAAGAGCAGGAAGCAGACGAACCAGCGGACGTTGGACTGGGGCGGGGCGGACGTAGTGAAGCCCGAGTCGGACAGGCTGGCAGATTTCATGGACATTCAGCGAAGCTCCGGCGACAATGTTGGTCTGACCACTTTCGTCGCAGCCGGTCGGCTCGCAGAAATCTGG
This region of Edaphobacter dinghuensis genomic DNA includes:
- a CDS encoding cupin domain-containing protein encodes the protein MKNTGWLRVGSIVLGGLVLSGGMGLAQGTAAASSKGSESLAQARVFSFEQMPVKKMANGGESRSIVQGTLATGESVSLHESMQPVGIQPNPAHRIEHSEFIVVREGTLEFYHDGKAEKVGPGGVIYVAFGTLHQVRNIGNVPAQYVVIAIGGDVGSADRK
- a CDS encoding PEP-CTERM sorting domain-containing protein; translation: MRRLLLSLLSIALLSFGVAAHAGTITPGVYYLDNAFVAGYAVTGTVDLNSIGNVTAANLTFNDPSFSNPGLPTFNQSWLSFAYNGLGQSYITSTNNSGQIALFFNTTADASGNYDLCLGYAQCGTSIGTMGNSTLQIYGFYNSAVGSNPGLAATSFSSGYLSQSAISSNASSTALTPEPASLFLLGTGIIGLAGLSRLMKPSARFGGADAPADPLAKDPTDA
- a CDS encoding cupin domain-containing protein, with translation MKNLNRRDLCVALSALAAMGSVSAEAQVMPPPGTKVLSESEAFPFDKLPVSHSKNGGESRHVTQGVLPTGEYVEMHETTLPPGQMPHPPHKHRHSEFMMIRVGTVEFDNDGKKETVGPGGVIFAASEKMHGLKNIGTVNAEYFVIAIGQESAVERV
- a CDS encoding PEP-CTERM sorting domain-containing protein, whose product is MFKVLSSTLLFASVLALPLAAHADTIDDFVLTGGGQTITYSLPATSSFPDFSLFNFFSESAPTKVDGVSVGTITGSYYVIGAFFPTLVLDTPDAVGNPGLNLYGPKFFSVDYVPASNPLPYLPYDVVPTFTPGTYTLEDDGSPINPLSSPIPYTLTITQETATATTPEPSSLLLLATGLLAFAGLAATRRRHINSIS
- the metG gene encoding methionine--tRNA ligase subunit beta, with the translated sequence MAPIMSEAQKKFYLTTPIYYVNARPHIGHAYTTIAADVIARRHRLLGDDTFFLTGTDEHGQKIERSAAAAGIPPQQFADQVSAQFESLWKRMGITNDDYIRTTEPRHKKGVQKLWKLLCDREKIYLSTYTGQYSVGEEMFIDGPPGTIGPDGKPTETVTEENYFFKLSEYQRPLIDLIESGELDIQPEVRKNEVLSFLRGNVANQPVILSEAKNPRISSEAPLSSTESTKPGAPGLDSQTWDGSPQNSPQTAIAHSAKGTPYVPGALKDLSISRSSFKWGIPVPSDPNTEKDHVIYVWLDALANYMTAIGYGSDDPADQEKFKKYWPADLHLVGKEIIRFHCVYWPAFLLALNPATAGKKPEEVPFEVHREWAKEWLPKAITAHGWLLFEESKMSKSRGNIVRTETILDAFGSLLTTPTEASRRVKGTASAVPQSAAEVPSSSEEPTQPTKAEQDLFASDVVRYFLLREIPFGQDGSFSFDALVQRYNSDLANGYGNLVSRTFSMIEKYCDGKIPEVVHLRPSVTDEIKSGLSQFNHLMLGNELNKAIEGVQYCISIVDIDLTASAPWKQGPGVSDEFQKLYRADVLYPAAEAIRVITALLYPILPYATSKVWAQLGLGDIEEAARTGQLKDLKWGGLKPGTKLGPLSPIFPRAPKELIQTMTDMEQNNAAKPAEPAGLPHVNLEIDNPAHNHTEFREAPISSESATPSLNPIAESTHPAAAPRTSALEEHNPGATVGGSHAVTTERNTPSHTEAAASGLFANAAAASSIPDTPQIAIDDFVKIDLRVARIIVAERIPKADKLLRLEVDLGYEKRQILSGIAQWYTPEELIGRNIVVIANLAPRKMRGLESHGMLLAASHGEDGKPVLATFGEEIALGSRLK
- a CDS encoding FadR/GntR family transcriptional regulator, with translation MKKEVNEEVTGHSQLTMQVVEHVRSLIAKGEVHPGDRLPPERDLARQLKISRSSLRAGIGFLSAMGVLKSRHGAGTFVSSGPPALDSSSLSVLGALHGFLPWQMFEARIVLESNVAALAAERATDEHIAELAEEVAEMYASLTDPQEYLIHDVRFHRTIARAAGNPILGALMETITANLYEGRSKTVQHAQDLKESAEMHREIYRAIRSHNPAKARQTMEQHLKLASQAQAAEIIPPTPPDTDEEPETSSK
- a CDS encoding MFS transporter, whose product is MSMKSASLSDSGFTTSAPPQSNVRWFVCFLLFLATTINYMDRSALALVEPLLHLPFMGWVPGLAPEFQTVYHLNYAHIVECFMVAYGVGFLIAGRVIDKLGTKTGYAIAILIWGCASISHSIVGTVIGFCVARIFLGLGESGNFPAAIKATTEWFPSEERAFATGLFNSGSNAAFFVAPILIAAVTSKWGWHAAFITTGSMGLIWCVIWLIFPYNKLRRGSTQTQADLAPVTEGRPIYSVLLSHRGFWAFFIGKGLTDPIWWFYLFYLPMFLHDNYGLNLEQAKYPLIIIYTAATVGSVGGGWLSGFLMNRGHTVNFGRKTAMLVCALCVTPIMLVPHMHTLFPNNAWPAIALFCLATAAHQGWSANIFSTPTDMFPSTSVSTVVGLGGAAGAAGGAVFTWIVSHLFAPHPLIIFALAGFAYVVALAIFQVLVPRLGATRTA